A genome region from Oncorhynchus masou masou isolate Uvic2021 unplaced genomic scaffold, UVic_Omas_1.1 unplaced_scaffold_181, whole genome shotgun sequence includes the following:
- the LOC135538782 gene encoding protein FAM83G-like, whose product MALSQIQCLDENNVNLRTHESKPDFFYSEEQRLALETLLRDGRDAFNKFLHATSLRCFLSDQEVDQLTGAVEVYDPGSELRQGDSDSDELPLSLQYWPELSDCSLPRLDLGWPDCASYRGVTRVTVYAQPPLDGHTHIKEMVRKTIAQAQKVIAVVMDQFTDVDIFRDLLEVCFKRKVSVYILLERAALPHFLSMAERAAMHPGHLKSLRVRVSGGAEFFSRSCTRVRGRLGHRFLLIDGDKAVSGSYSFTWMASRLDRHLVTLVTGQAVDSFDQLFRDLYLTSSGVDLRRFTTETEPEPEPLPRATPVASLSAANARKLFSPKYAVVIGNANASSAGPVSSGTQNSNSQNPLKTKVRVREPVEAPPLHPGLACLEKAYLIPYLPTWPEPDPPRDVIGFINVRDASRSTQVHLQRSERFETSQAIRFSSPFTLPNEETLPDRAVPRPNPTPTPTTTPISTSTTTPISTSTTTPISTSTTTPISIPISTPISTPTPTTTPISTSTPTPISTPISIPNSTTTPMSTAISTPTPTTTPISTSTPTPISTPISSPNSTTISIPISTPISTPISTTTPIFTPNSTTPPISTPISTPNSTTTPISTPISTTTPISTPNSTTTPISTAISTPTTTPISTSTPTPISTPTPISTPISIPNSTTTPMSTAISTPTPTTTPISTSTPTPISTPISIPNSTTISISIPISTPISTPISTTTPISTPISTPNSTTTPISNPISTTTPISTPISTPTPISTLNSTTTPISIPTTTPISTTTPISTTTPISTPTHTTTPISNPTTTPISTPTTTPISTPT is encoded by the exons ATGGCGTTATCGCAGATCCAGTGTTTGGATGAGAATAACGTGAACCTCCGGACGCATGAATCCAAACCTGACTTTTTTTATTCCGAGGAGCAACGATTAGCGCTCGAGACGCTTCTCCGGGATGGACGCGATGCCTTTAATAAGTTCCTCCACGCGACCAGTCTCCGGTGTTTCCTGTCGGACCAGGAGGTGGaccagttgaccggggcagtggAGGTGTATGACCCGGGATCAGAGCTCCGTCAAGGTGACTCAGACAGTGATGAACTCCCGCTGTCTCTCCAGTACTGGCCGGAGCTGTCTGACTGCTCGCTCCCGCGGCTGGATCTGGGCTGGCCGGACTGCGCGTCCTACAGAGGAGTCACTCGCGTCACCGTGTACGCGCAACCGCCACTGGACGGCCACACGCACATCAAAGAGATGGTCAGGAAAACCATCGCGCAAGCGCAGAAG gtgattgCGGTGGTTATGGACCAGTTTACAGACGTAGATATCTTCAGAGACCTCCTGGAGGTCTGCTTTAAGAGGAAAGTGTCTGTCTACATCCTGTTGGAAAGAGCAGCGTTACCTCACTTCCTGTCTATGGCCGAGAGGGCCGCCATGCACCCGGGACACCTGAAG agcctgcgtgtgcgtgtgtcaggGGGAGCAGAGTTCTTCAGCAGGTCGTGTACCAGGGTGAGAGGACGGCTGGGTCACAGGTTCCTGTTGATAGATGGAGACAAGGCTGTTTCTGGATCGTACAG TTTCACCTGGATGGCGTCTCGTTTGGACAGACACCTGGTCACCTTGGTAACGGGCCAGGCGGTTGACTCCTTTGACCAGCTGTTCCGGGACCTCTACCTGACATCCAGCGGGGTCGACCTCCGCAGGTTCACCACGGAGACGGAACCGGAGCCAGAGCCCCTCCCCCGGGCCACCCCCGTCGCTTCTCTCTCCGCAGCTAACGCCAGGAAGCTGTTCAGCCCTAAATACGCCGTGGTGATCGGCAACGCTAACGCTAGCAGCGCCGGCCCCGTCTCCTCCGGAACCCAGAACTCCAACTCCCAGAACCCCCTGAAAACAAAG GTGCGTGTCCGGGAGCCAGTGGAAGCTCCGCCCCTCCACCCGGGATTGGCCTGTCTGGAGAAAGCGTACCTGATTCCGTACCTGCCCACCTGGCCCGAACCCGACCCCCCCAGAGATGTCATCGGATTCATCAACGTGCGGGACGCGTCACGGTCGACCCAGGTGCACCTGCAACGTTCCGAGAGGTTCGAAACGAGCCAGGCTATTCGGTTCAgcagtccctttaccctgcccaATGAGGAGACACTTCCTGACAGGGCTGTGCCTAGAccaaaccctacccctacccctaccactacccctatctctacctctaccactacccctatctctacctctaccactacccctatctctacctctaccactacccctatctctatccctatctctacccccatctctacccctacccctaccactacccctatctctacctctacccctacccctatctctacccctatctctatccctaactctaccactacccctatgTCTACCGctatctctacccctacccctaccactacccctatctctacctctacccctacccctatctctacccctatctctagCCCTAACTCTACCACTATCTCTATCCCTATCTCTACCCCCatctctacccctatctctaccactacccctatcttTACCCCTAACTCTACCACTccccctatctctacccctatctctacccctaactctaccactacccctatctctacccctatctctaccactaccccgatctctacccctaactctaccactacccctatctctaccgctatctctacccctaccactacccctatctctacctctacccctacccctatctctacccctacccctatctctacccctatctctatccctaactctaccactacccctatgTCTACCGctatctctacccctacccctaccactacccctatctctacctctacccctacccctatctctacccctatctctatccctaactctaccactatctctatctctatccctatctctacccccatctctacccctatctctaccactacccctatctctacccctatctctacccctaactctaccactacccctatctctaaccctatctctaccactacccctatctctacccctatctctacccctaccccgatCTCTACCCTTAactctaccactacccctatctctatccctaccactacccctatctctaccactacccctatctctaccactacccctatctctacccctacccATACCACTACACCTATCTCTaaccctaccactacccctatctctacccctaccactacccctatctctacccctacc